The Sediminispirochaeta smaragdinae DSM 11293 genome has a segment encoding these proteins:
- a CDS encoding PEP/pyruvate-binding domain-containing protein, translating into MEQYFFRETSFKLLMQKRVADILLVCSPYDKFMLEEDGRIDELLFQEYVSLNLRYPPKFTQASSAKDAFAMLEKRHFDLVITMLNIGDLNAIDLAKRIKAKYPNKPIIVLTPISTRETMQRLHNEDISSIDYIFSWQGNPNILLAMVKLIEDRMNVADDVATAGVQTIILVEDSVRYYSSYLPMIYQTLFSQARCLMTEGLNEWQQTMRMRGRPKILLARNYEEAIALYEAYKSNLLGIITDVTYKKEGVIDRSAGLKLCEHIRKENRELPILLQSSHQEHIKDAESHQTSFIYKHSKGLLKELEEYIRSNYGFGDFVFRDPETQAPIMRAHDLWELQHRIAEIPDDSFVAHVNNNDISKWLKARALFSLAEYLRPKQLSDFDHAQELRDFIIGAIKQFRTQEGRGTIAEFQRDRFDELSLFSRIGNGSLGGKGRGLAFIDLQLKQKRLNIKYPGVIVSIPRTVVLTTEIFEEFMETNRLYDIALSDHSDKEILEAFLTAKLPVKISEDLSALLQVVHKPIAVRSSSLLEDSHYQPFAGIYSTFMLPNNHTDLSRRFQDLAEAIRCVFASTYYQASKDYMRATNNLVEEEKMAVIIQEITGSVHNDRCYPHISGVARSLNFYPIENEKPEDGIVNIALGLGKTVVEGGISLRFSPRYPKKIIQLSDTKTAMKETQKSFFALSMDSESFSVTHKEESNIISLELSAAEEDGMLKNLASTYDMENHILRDGSGYKGPRVLTFSGILRYGMFPLADIITELLKMGKQAMNVPIEIEFAVNLKPVGGRLPTFSFLQIRPIVENAEAEDLVIEEPDPKTALVFSNKAMGNGNYREIRDFVYINPDRFDPSKTKEMATSIAEINAALDDEDRGYILVVPGRLGSSDRWLGIPINWSQISNARVIVESGLKNFRVDPSQGTHFFQNITSLRNAYLTINPFMDDGLFNVEHLNKMKAAKEDEFLRHIRFSSPLTVKIDGKTGRGLITL; encoded by the coding sequence ATGGAACAATATTTTTTTAGAGAGACATCTTTTAAACTTCTCATGCAAAAGCGAGTTGCGGATATATTGCTGGTCTGCAGCCCCTACGATAAATTTATGCTCGAAGAGGATGGAAGAATCGACGAGTTGCTGTTTCAGGAATATGTCAGCCTGAATCTTCGCTATCCACCGAAATTTACCCAAGCATCTTCCGCAAAAGACGCCTTTGCCATGCTCGAAAAACGCCATTTCGATCTGGTCATTACCATGTTGAACATCGGGGATTTGAATGCCATTGATCTCGCGAAACGGATTAAGGCCAAATATCCAAATAAACCCATCATTGTTCTTACACCGATCTCGACACGAGAAACGATGCAACGCCTTCACAATGAAGATATATCATCCATTGATTATATTTTCAGCTGGCAGGGTAATCCGAATATCCTTCTGGCAATGGTAAAATTGATAGAAGATAGAATGAATGTTGCCGACGATGTGGCTACTGCCGGGGTTCAGACAATCATTCTGGTAGAGGATTCGGTACGATACTATTCAAGCTATCTCCCCATGATCTATCAGACTCTTTTTAGTCAGGCCCGATGTCTCATGACCGAGGGACTCAACGAGTGGCAGCAAACCATGCGCATGAGGGGACGTCCGAAAATTCTCTTGGCAAGGAACTATGAAGAGGCTATAGCCCTTTATGAGGCCTACAAAAGCAATCTTCTCGGCATTATCACCGATGTTACGTACAAAAAAGAGGGAGTAATCGATCGTTCCGCCGGGCTTAAACTATGCGAACATATCCGGAAAGAAAATCGAGAACTCCCCATCCTTCTTCAGTCGAGTCACCAGGAGCATATAAAGGATGCCGAGAGCCATCAGACCTCCTTCATCTACAAACACTCCAAGGGATTGCTCAAAGAGCTGGAAGAGTATATCAGATCAAACTACGGCTTTGGAGACTTTGTCTTTCGGGATCCGGAAACCCAGGCTCCTATCATGCGAGCCCATGATCTCTGGGAGCTCCAACACCGCATCGCGGAAATTCCCGATGATTCTTTTGTTGCCCATGTGAATAACAACGATATATCGAAGTGGCTCAAAGCACGTGCGCTTTTTTCTCTTGCCGAATACCTCCGTCCCAAACAACTTTCGGATTTCGACCACGCACAAGAGCTTCGTGACTTTATCATTGGTGCGATAAAACAGTTTCGCACCCAGGAGGGACGCGGTACTATAGCCGAATTCCAGCGGGATCGGTTCGACGAGTTATCCCTATTCAGCAGGATCGGAAACGGCAGCCTGGGGGGCAAGGGCCGAGGTCTTGCCTTTATCGATTTACAGCTGAAACAGAAGCGGCTCAACATAAAATATCCCGGGGTTATCGTATCGATTCCCCGGACGGTCGTGTTGACCACCGAAATATTCGAAGAATTCATGGAGACAAACAGACTTTACGATATAGCCCTCTCCGATCACAGCGACAAAGAAATTCTCGAAGCATTTCTTACCGCAAAGCTGCCGGTAAAGATAAGCGAAGACCTTTCAGCCCTTCTTCAGGTGGTACACAAGCCCATAGCCGTCCGCTCTTCCAGTCTGTTGGAGGACAGCCACTACCAACCCTTTGCCGGTATTTACTCCACCTTTATGCTTCCAAACAACCACACAGATCTCTCTCGAAGATTTCAGGATCTTGCCGAAGCGATACGGTGCGTTTTTGCTTCGACCTACTACCAGGCAAGCAAAGACTACATGCGTGCTACAAACAATCTGGTTGAGGAAGAAAAGATGGCAGTCATTATCCAGGAAATAACCGGTTCCGTTCATAATGATCGTTGTTATCCTCATATTTCAGGTGTTGCCCGTAGTCTCAATTTCTACCCAATCGAAAATGAGAAACCGGAAGACGGGATCGTCAACATTGCGTTAGGCTTGGGGAAAACCGTTGTGGAGGGTGGGATCTCTCTTAGGTTCAGCCCCCGTTACCCCAAAAAGATTATTCAACTTTCCGATACCAAAACAGCCATGAAGGAGACTCAGAAAAGCTTTTTCGCCCTCTCCATGGATTCCGAATCCTTCTCTGTTACCCACAAAGAAGAATCCAACATCATCAGCCTGGAACTCTCCGCTGCAGAAGAGGATGGGATGCTGAAGAATCTCGCCTCCACCTACGACATGGAAAATCATATACTGCGGGACGGCAGCGGATACAAAGGCCCAAGGGTTCTTACCTTCTCCGGTATCCTCCGCTACGGCATGTTTCCCTTGGCCGACATCATTACGGAATTGCTGAAGATGGGTAAACAGGCCATGAACGTTCCCATTGAAATAGAGTTCGCCGTCAACCTAAAGCCGGTAGGAGGAAGGCTTCCGACCTTCAGCTTCCTACAAATCAGACCAATTGTCGAAAACGCAGAGGCCGAGGATCTGGTGATCGAAGAACCTGATCCCAAAACGGCTCTTGTCTTTAGCAACAAAGCGATGGGGAACGGTAACTACCGGGAAATTCGTGATTTCGTCTATATCAACCCGGACCGTTTCGATCCCTCCAAGACAAAGGAGATGGCAACAAGCATAGCCGAGATCAATGCAGCGTTGGATGATGAAGATAGGGGATACATTCTTGTGGTTCCCGGTCGACTCGGATCAAGCGACAGGTGGCTGGGTATCCCCATCAACTGGAGTCAAATATCCAATGCCCGGGTCATTGTGGAGTCGGGACTGAAAAATTTCAGGGTGGATCCGAGCCAGGGCACCCATTTTTTTCAGAACATCACAAGCCTGAGAAATGCCTACCTCACCATCAATCCCTTTATGGACGACGGACTTTTCAATGTCGAGCATCTCAACAAGATGAAAGCCGCCAAGGAGGATGAATTCCTGCGACACATACGCTTCTCATCCCCCCTAACGGTAAAGATC